In the genome of Deinococcus sp. KSM4-11, one region contains:
- a CDS encoding tRNA (guanosine(46)-N(7))-methyltransferase TrmB: MIYRLGDFHFPDAPARLYPDTPGRPWMLEIGFGDGRFWPHYAPTFPETPNYLGVELSGVSLLKAHRRLTEAGLGSGLLTKLPADVLLRKVIPHGALDRIIVNFPDPWPKAGHTEHRLLRAPFFRLAASRLKPGGEVLLTTDHDEYFDFAVQEAHASGVMAVQVGPPPAAALETKYAQKWRDLGLDAHHARFTPTAHAPVPHGDLRPYPEDESTVPHAVLTLPATFAPTDFDKVTVRSPHGTWTVILLDLYGSLRRDGWVTLAHVVEGELTQEVLIGITGREDGTHLVRLAKFGGPIITPGVKAAVGAVTQWLEAQGAVVRHRGY; this comes from the coding sequence ATGATCTATCGCCTGGGCGACTTCCACTTTCCGGACGCTCCAGCCCGGCTGTACCCGGACACGCCGGGGCGACCATGGATGCTGGAGATCGGCTTCGGTGACGGCCGCTTCTGGCCCCACTACGCTCCCACCTTCCCGGAGACGCCGAACTACCTGGGCGTGGAACTCTCCGGCGTATCCCTCCTGAAAGCCCACCGACGCCTGACGGAGGCGGGCCTGGGCAGCGGCCTGCTGACCAAACTGCCCGCCGACGTGCTGCTGCGCAAGGTGATCCCGCACGGCGCACTCGACCGGATCATCGTGAACTTCCCCGATCCGTGGCCCAAGGCCGGGCACACGGAACACCGCCTGCTGCGCGCGCCCTTCTTCCGGCTGGCCGCCAGTCGCCTGAAGCCCGGCGGCGAGGTGCTGCTCACCACGGATCACGACGAGTACTTCGACTTCGCGGTGCAGGAAGCCCACGCGAGCGGTGTCATGGCCGTGCAGGTCGGCCCGCCGCCCGCCGCCGCTCTGGAAACGAAGTACGCCCAGAAATGGCGCGACCTGGGCCTCGATGCCCACCACGCCCGCTTCACGCCCACCGCCCACGCGCCCGTGCCCCACGGCGATCTGCGCCCCTACCCGGAGGACGAATCCACTGTGCCGCACGCCGTTCTGACCCTGCCCGCCACGTTTGCCCCCACTGACTTCGACAAGGTTACGGTTCGCAGTCCGCATGGCACCTGGACGGTCATCCTGCTCGATCTGTACGGCAGTCTGCGCCGCGACGGCTGGGTGACCCTGGCACACGTCGTCGAGGGGGAACTCACGCAGGAAGTCCTGATCGGCATCACCGGCCGTGAGGACGGCACGCATCTGGTGCGGCTCGCGAAGTTCGGCGGCCCGATCATCACGCCGGGCGTGAAGGCCGCCGTGGGCGCGGTCACGCAGTGGCTGGAGGCGCAGGGAGCAGTGGTTAGGCACCGGGGGTACTGA
- a CDS encoding FAD-dependent oxidoreductase, which yields MFGPQSQHGRAPRSRPQPGHLYDVAVVGAGLAGTELAWRLALAGRDVLLVSQALDHLGTLYQPTTGGADFPPDSVFALVQRCVAPDTDGWTFHRNLKAEIEATSGIHLLQSTVTALDEEHEQVVLATWEGPQLHARQVVLAVGAFLKGRLLIGDGMEEAGRLSEVAYDFLADDLARSGIWLVGAERTAASVDGAPAYDVRFLTPAPTELSGFRVNRLERVCMLGQCTPGDHTYASVLTDAARLAADLLEGDA from the coding sequence ATGTTCGGCCCTCAGTCTCAACATGGACGCGCTCCCCGCAGCCGCCCGCAGCCCGGCCACCTGTACGACGTCGCCGTCGTCGGGGCCGGGTTGGCGGGGACGGAACTCGCGTGGCGGCTCGCGCTCGCCGGGCGGGACGTGCTGCTCGTCTCGCAGGCCCTCGACCATCTGGGCACGCTGTACCAGCCGACCACGGGCGGGGCGGATTTCCCGCCAGACAGCGTCTTCGCCCTGGTGCAGCGGTGCGTTGCGCCCGACACGGACGGCTGGACCTTCCACCGGAACCTGAAAGCCGAGATCGAGGCCACCAGCGGGATTCACCTGTTGCAGAGCACGGTGACTGCCCTGGACGAGGAGCATGAGCAGGTCGTGCTGGCCACCTGGGAAGGCCCGCAGCTGCACGCGCGGCAGGTGGTGCTGGCGGTCGGCGCGTTCCTCAAGGGCCGCCTGCTGATCGGAGACGGCATGGAGGAGGCCGGGCGGCTCAGCGAGGTCGCCTACGACTTCCTGGCCGACGACCTCGCGCGCAGCGGCATCTGGCTGGTCGGGGCCGAGCGAACCGCCGCCAGCGTGGACGGCGCCCCCGCCTACGACGTGCGGTTCCTGACCCCCGCACCGACCGAACTGAGCGGCTTCCGCGTGAACCGCCTGGAACGGGTGTGCATGCTGGGCCAGTGCACGCCGGGCGATCACACCTACGCCAGCGTGCTGACAGATGCCGCGCGCCTCGCCGCCGACCTTCTGGAGGGAGACGCATGA